From the genome of Bombus huntii isolate Logan2020A chromosome 14, iyBomHunt1.1, whole genome shotgun sequence, one region includes:
- the LOC126873051 gene encoding mucin-19-like isoform X6 has product MINRTCLAVLIGLLGLACGLQCPKQKLSPGREVVCYTFVSDVDQLTEAVCKCTSLVQQGYDVRNLSVSGFEDFQKSLKKIIPTLQFVVSVDDPGKTLSTSGTVRQEITARLIGVLKEVDGVELNMTAGSKERLVHFVKGLKDELVRKSYDKRIFLVLPTKSEELAKQFDLKELTKYVDLFTVPTHYLVEDDEANHTFHPSRLMGLFDMFNADSLIDLISGLGAPKRKILVSVPASAYKFTLKDQNDNAPRASTEEMQPVTIDQKQLCDLMNNGEWTVERDEDLTAPYAFKDKMWIAFEDRISLSIKGKYVLLRDLPGLAVHNVENDFKTNCGMSLTHEVHRSFSNFKRKSRAAVLNALEDDLHQKELEYSTKVKSSDFRVVRVVDTEGHIRVVRENTQTEFTCSRQGYFVHPKSCNRFYRCVKFNQEVEDYSVFEFDCPAGLSFDERTEVCVWPGSMPEGSPCPGSSEIAPVTRIRFECPSKSGYYADPQNPRWFFACIDLGGPEIMAYEFRCPFGLIFDEQKLICEWPWLVAGYSGTGYTRSEYDGGYYGTGTTAGTGGYYTGALPHGYTGTSGGGGYTVSTGSGFSGAAGVGHGSSFGQGTKYTGSGKEKGYSGSGQGAGYTGSGVAGHGTSYDGQGADGYSGTTGSGYSGATGAGHGTTYSGQGSGGYSGTTGSGYSGAAGAGHGTTYSGQGSGGYSGTTGSGYSTGGAGYGTKYTGQGFGGHSGTTVSGYSGTAGVGHGSTYSGQGSGRHSGTTGGEYAGAAEADHGTPYTGQGFTGTTGSGYSSAGATITSGHGYSGTGTSYTGSTGKAGYGGSIGTGYSRGTGTGQVSTGTGFTGAGIIEQTEKSGTTGTGYTGSTYSAAGSTDGRYSGTKEGSISGGYPGTKSGSSGGGYSGATGGTTGGYAGPGGIYGGSTGGGYVGSTAGGYTGAGTTGAHAGSTGGYAGPGGIHGGSTGGGYVGSTAGGYTGAGTTGAHAGSTGGYAGPGGIHGGSTGGGFAGSTAGGYTGAGITGAHAGSTGGYTGTSGGYGGTSIPGQTITFGTGQSRTPIFVSSGTTGAGVDHGVTSIYSQTPGPIIVEKPEKPTCLTNLCYGSSQPSGGQTLVTDDYVSSHGATSGTNVYQGTTGFPGSLNVTFGSHVPSIGGVTYHGGVTPAGGYTVTTGTGAIVTGHGIQGSIITGDSTPGTLITHGATPGAIFTGSSDQGTIISGGSHPGYTKTGLSSPGYVISGGVKTVFPGSVSSGTTVYGTPSPGVIVTGTPSPGVVVTGTPSPGTIIKGQSSPGIILTGQTAPGVSIGGSIVPGTVIGSGFSTHPGAVTPGSPFGTKIGTTPSTYVTGYKTNEYHDNGGRGTIRFNNGDVTTKYTENDIPDYRPIGGNILPDTLIPGSKGIPGVSLPSGFTKTGPTKTGFTTATLGAGGSYVISTGKTNPPPNPDHIGAKAFEGNVAGYPKSSTESSAKTYSGTFSTYGPGFSQKPSKGTGYSYPTPSIPFDTGVTKNLPISSTESGIFSGTTPTPFLKVEVHNTPKFDEAGFTSSPAVVNTYQKPSGFTRAPSPTGTPVLYTTGPLENYKTTVFEAAKVPVTISTIHPVIDTGYQTVISSTPLPVTISQDKFSIQTKPQFGFGTKTSQPGIFGDRGYVSSTTPTTVFKITSKYPSGEPQYDYGPTTPSSGSGYFTTSKNVFEHVTPSGISESPKPQTQYIPGESISPAIGVTYRKPFPLPGVTYQQEFTPASVKSYTTAPSGIGSGPGYKGSPTNIAIPRDEVGKLVTNYNRGTTKYVPSQYDVYTTGSAAGVDYYQSQTKFKQGYDSSTPSSVPRTQSPLTVTTYSGGYSKPSSGITYQTTAKSTAVGKPKVIVKWSDLHPLLLGKLGAECTCRGDPFANLRGPGSKLINSSKGKVDLSNYDESEIYVDLEKEGSYEDQDYQVTNYESSSKQPVKIYNELSKALGATSIQVQEKPSSTYLPSVTPSVGVGGRTSGLSSHGLTANFRSGKSLSNVGSPINSIGGGKGLASTVDHSVIGPIDGSVNSPTDDSIDGPIDRSGEYEDSVSEEIIDGATNCARPGLFRHPNFCNKFYACHWDEWKKKFTLHTFNCPVHLTFDNGAGACNWPSMGPACQDNNLLV; this is encoded by the exons ATGATCAACAGGACGTGCTTGGCGGTCCTCATTGGGCTGCTGGGTCTTGCTTGTGGCTTGC AATGCCCGAAGCAAAAGCTATCACCAGGCAGAGAAGTAGTATGCTACACTTTCGTTTCCGACGTCGATCAGCTAACAGAGGCTGTGTGCAAATGCACCTCTTTGGTACAACAAGGCTACGACGTGCGAAATCTCTCGGTTTCCG GATTCGAAGATTTTCAGAAGTCGTTGAAGAAGATTATTCCAACGCTTCAGTTCGTGGTTTCCGTGGACGACCCTGGAAAAACACTAAGCACTTCCGGCACAGTTCGTCAAGAGATCACCGCTCGTTTGATCGGAGTTTTGAAAGAG GTTGATGGAGTCGAGTTAAATATGACTGCAGGATCAAAGGAACGTTTGGTTCACTTTGTAAAGGGTTTGAAAGACGAATTGGTGAGAAAATCATACGATAAGAGAATATTCCTGGTTCTACCCACAAAATCAGAGGAACTGGCTAAACAATTCGATCTGAAAGAACTGACCAA ATACGTGGATCTGTTTACGGTCCCGACGCACTACTTGGTCGAAGATGACGAGGCCAATCACACTTTTCATCCGTCAAGATTGATGGGTCTCTTCGACATGTTTAACGCCGACAGTTTGATCGACTTAATCAGCGGTTTGGGCGCGCCTAAGAGAAAAATTCTGGTATCAGTACCAGCCTCTGCGTACAAGTTTACGCTAAAAGATCAGAACGATAATGCCCCAAGGGCGTCAACTGAGGAGATGCAACCTGTTACCATTGATCAGAAGCAG TTGTGCGATTTGATGAACAACGGAGAATGGACGGTGGAAAGGGACGAAGATCTTACTGCTCCTTACGCTTTCAAAGATAAAATGTGGATTGCTTTCGAAGATAGAATATCTCTATCTATAAAA gGAAAATATGTACTGCTTCGAGATCTTCCTGGATTGGCTGTGCATAACGTAGAGAATGACTTTAAAACTAATTGCGGGATGTCTCTTACACACGAGGTTCATCGATCGTTCTCGAATTTCAAGCGGAAGTCGAGAGCCGCTGTTTTGAACGCTTTGGAAGATGATCTAcac cAAAAAGAGCTTGAGTACTCGACTAAAGTTAAGTCATCCGATTTTCGAGTTGTTCGCGTAGTAGACACCGAAGGACACATCAGAGTTGTTCGAGAAAACACGCAAACCGAATTTACTTGTTCTAGACAAGGATACTTTGTCCATCCTAAAAGTTGTAACAG ATTCTATCGATGTGTTAAATTCAACCAAGAAGTGGAAGATTACTCCGTATTCGAATTCGACTGTCCAGCAGGTTTATCATTCGACGAGCGTACAGAAGTTTGTGTTTGGCCAGGCTCCATGCCTGAGGGATCGCCATGTCCTGGAAGTAGCGAAATTGCGCCAGTAACTCGAATAAGGTTCGAATGTCCTTCCAAATCTGGCTACTATGCAGATCCCCAAAATCCCCGTTGGTTCTTCGCCTGCATCGACCTAG GAGGTCCTGAAATAATGGCTTACGAATTTCGTTGCCCGTTCGGCCTGATCTTTGACGAGCAAAAATTAATTTGCGAGTGGCCTTGGTTGGTAGCAGGCTACTCTGGTACCGGTTATACAAGATCAGAATATGACGGAGGGTATTATGGCACTGGAACTACTGCAGGTACTGGTGGATACTATACAGGAGCATTACCTCATGGTTACACGGGAACATCAGGAGGAGGAGGGTATACTGTTTCTACTGGGTCAGGATTTTCTGGAGCAGCTGGCGTTGGTCATGGATCGTCGTTTGGACAAGGAACAAAATATACTGGAAGTGGGAAAGAAAAGGGATACAGTGGAAGTGGACAAGGAGCAGGATACACTGGATCAGGTGTAGCTGGTCATGGAACTTCATATGATGGTCAAGGAGCTGATGGTTACTCTGGAACAACTGGAAGTGGATATTCCGGAGCAACAGGAGCTGGTCATGGAACCACATATAGTGGTCAAGGTTCTGGTGGTTACTCTGGAACAACTGGAAGTGGATATTCCGGAGCAGCAGGAGCTGGTCATGGAACCACATATAGTGGTCAAGGTTCTGGTGGTTACTCTGGAACCACTGGAAGTGGATACTCAACAGGAGGTGCTGGTTATGGCACTAAATATACTGGCCAAGGATTTGGTGGACATTCTGGAACAACTGTAAGCGGATATTCTGGAACTGCAGGAGTTGGTCATGGGTCTACATATAGCGGTCAAGGGTCTGGTAGACATTCTGGAACAACTGGAGGCGAATACGCTGGAGCAGCAGAAGCTGACCATGGAACTCCATATACTGGACAAGGATTTACGGGAACAACTGGAAGTGGGTACTCCAGCGCAGGAGCAACTATAACATCTGGTCATGGATATTCCGGAACTGGCACGAGCTATACTGGATCGACTGGTAAGGCAGGTTATGGAGGATCAATTGGCACAGGATATTCAAGAGGAACTGGTACAGGTCAAGTATCTACTGGCACTGGATTTACTGGTGCAGGAATCATTGAACAAACAGAAAAAAGTGGAACAACTGGTACAGGCTATACTGGATCTACGTATTCTGCTGCTGGATCTACTGATGGAAGATATTCAGGAACAAAGGAAGGATCTATTAGTGGAGGGTATCCAGGAACAAAGAGTGGGTCTAGTGGTGGAGGATATTCAGGCGCAACTGGAGGAACTACTGGAGGTTATGCAGGGCCAGGCGGTATTTATGGTGGATCTACTGGCGGAGGATACGTGGGATCTACTGCTGGCGGATATACAGGAGCAGGAACAACTGGTGCTCATGCGGGATCTACTGGAGGATATGCAGGGCCAG GTGGTATTCATGGCGGATCTACTGGCGGAGGATACGTGGGATCTACTGCTGGCGGATATACAGGAGCAGGAACAACTGGTGCTCATGCGGGATCTACTGGAGGATATGCAGGGCCAG GTGGTATTCATGGTGGATCTACTGGCGGGGGATTCGCGGGATCTACTGCTGGCGGATATACAGGAGCAGGAATAACTGGTGCTCATGCGGGATCTACTGGAGGATATACAGGAACTTCAGGAGGTTACGGTGGAACTTCAATACCTGGTCAAACCATTACATTTGGTACTGGACAGTCACGAACAccaatttttgtttcttctggCACAACTGGAGCTGGAGTAGATCATGGTGTAACCAGTATATATTCACAGACTC CTGGGCCTATTATCGTGGAGAAACCTGAGAAACCAACCTGTCTCACGAACCTGTGTTATGGGTCTTCTCAACCATCAGGTGGTCAGACTCTGGTAACAGACGACTATGTTTCAAGCCACGGAGCTACTTCTGGAACAAATGTTTACCAAGGTACAACTGGATTCCCTGGAAGCTTGAATGTTACTTTTGGAAGCCACGTACCTTCCATTGGAGGCGTTACGTATCATGGAGGCGTCACACCCGCTGGTGGCTATACAGTGACAACAGGTACGGGTGCTATCGTGACAGGACACGGTATTCAAGGATCGATCATCACTGGAGATTCCACTCCAGGGACGCTCATTACCCATGGAGCTACCCCTGGCGCAATCTTCACAGGTTCTTCTGACCAAGGCACCATAATAAGTGGAGGAAGCCATCCAGGATATACGAAGACTGGTCTAAGTTCACCTGGCTATGTAATTAGTGGCGGAGTCAAGACCGTATTCCCAGGTTCAGTCAGTTCTGGAACGACAGTTTACGGAACACCTTCACCTGGTGTCATAGTAACTGGAACACCTTCACCTGGTGTCGTAGTAACTGGAACACCCTCACCTGGAACTATTATAAAGGGCCAATCGAGTCCTGGAATAATTCTTACAGGACAAACAGCTCCTGGTGTGTCTATTGGGGGATCTATTGTGCCAGGAACAGTCATTGGTTCAGGTTTTTCAACGCATCCAGGAGCTGTTACCCCAGGATCTCCATTTGGAACTAAGATTGGAACCACACCATCGACTTATGTCACCGGCTACAAAACTAACGAATACCATGACAACGGAGGACGTGGTACCATTAGATTTAACAATGGCGATGTGACCACCAAATATACAGAAAATGATATTCCAGACTATAGACCAATTGGCGGCAATATTTTGCCAGATACTCTCATTCCAGGAAGCAAAGGTATTCCCGGTGTATCGCTACCTAGTGGCTTCACTAAGACTGGACCTACCAAGACAGGCTTTACCACTGCTACTTTAGGTGCTGGTGGTAGTTACGTAATTAGCACTGGAAAAACTAACCCCCCACCTAATCCTGACCATATTGGCGCCAAAGCTTTCGAAGGCAACGTGGCAGGATATCCAAAATCATCTACCGAAAGCAGTGCCAAGACTTATTCAGGAACATTCTCAACTTATGGTCCAGGCTTCAGTCAGAAACCTTCGAAGGGCACTGGATATTCCTATCCCACACCTAGCATTCCATTTGATACAGGAGTGACGAAGAATTTGCCTATTTCTTCGACAGAGAGTGGCATCTTTAGTGGAACTACTCCAACGCCGTTCTTGAAGGTTGAAGTGCATAATACACCAAAATTCGATGAGGCCGGATTCACCAGTTCACCCGCAGTTGTGAATACGTATCAGAAACCAAGTGGCTTTACGCGTGCACCATCTCCAACTGGAACACCTGTGCTTTATACCACTGGTCCATTGGAAAATTACAAGACGACTGTCTTTGAAGCGGCTAAAGTCCCAGTTACCATCTCTACTATTCACCCAGTGATCGATACCGGATACCAGACTGTCATATCGTCGACGCCATTGCCTGTAACTATAAGTCAAGATAAATTTAGCATTCAGACCAAACCTCAGTTTGGTTTTGGAACAAAGACTTCTCAACCTGGTATATTCGGAGATCGAGGTTACGTTTCTAGCACGACACCAACgactgtatttaaaataacatcGAAGTATCCTTCTGGAGAACCACAG TATGATTATGGACCTACTACTCCATCATCTGGTTCTGGATACTTTACAACTTCGAAGAACGTGTTTGAACATGTGACACCGTCTGGAATCTCAGAGTCACCGAAACCACAG aCTCAGTACATACCTGGCGAATCTATTTCGCCAGCCATTGGAGTAACTTACAGAAAGCCATTCCCATTACCTGGTGTCACTTATCAACAAGAATTCACACCAGCATCTGTCAAATCGTACACCACTGCTCCATCGGGCATAGGATCAGGTCCCGGCTACAAAGGATCGCCTACGAACATAGCAATTCCCAGAGATGAAGTCGGAAAGCTCGTTACCAATTACAACAGAGGCACCACGAAATATGTTCCAAGCCAATACGACGTTTACACAACAGGATCCGCAGCAGGAGTCGATTACTACCAGTCCCAGACGAAGTTCAAACAGGGTTATGATTCATCGACACCATCCTCGGTTCCTAGAACACAGTCACCTCTCACAGTAACGACTTACTCCGGAGGATACTCGAAACCATCTTCAGGTATCACGTATCAGACCACTGCGAAGTCTACAGCCGTAGGTAAACCTAAAGTGATCGTGAAGTGGAGCGATCTGCACCCTCTTCTCCTTGGAAAATTAGGAGCAGAGTGTACCTGCAGAGGAGATCCTTTCGCTAATCTCAGAGGTCCTGGCTCCAAGTTGATCAACTCGTCAAAGGGCAAAGTGGACTTGTCTAATTATGACGAGTCGGAGATTTATGTAGATCTTGAGAAGGAAGGATCCTACGAAGATCAAGATTACCAAGTGACCAACTACGAATCGTCTTCGAAACAACCAGTTAAGATCTATAATGAACTTTCGAAAGCTCTAGGAGCTACGAGCATTCAAGTTCAAGAAAAGCCATCGTCCACGTACTTACCAAGCGTTACTCCTTCCGTGGGAGTAGGAGGTCGCACTTCGGGCCTTTCAAGTCATGGATTAACTGCCAATTTCAGATCTGGAAAGAGTCTGAGCAACGTTGGATCTCCTATCAACTCGATTGGAGGTGGTAAAGGTTTAGCTTCCACTGTGGATCATTCTGTCATTGGTCCTATCGATGGTTCTGTCAATAGTCCTACCGACGATTCTATCGATGGTCCAATCGATCGTTCTGGAGAGTATGAGGATAGTGTATCGGAAGAAATCATCGATGGAGCTACCAATTGCGCCAGACCAGGTCTGTTCAGACACCCTAACTTCTGCAACAAGTTCTATGCCTGCCATTGGGACGAGTGGAAGAAGAAGTTCACGCTTCACACATTCAACTGCCCCGTCCATTTAACCTTTGACAATGGCGCGGGTGCTTGCAACTGGCCTAGTATGGGCCCCGCTTGTCAAGACAATAACTTGTTAGTTTAG